One genomic window of Acidobacteriota bacterium includes the following:
- the hemQ gene encoding hydrogen peroxide-dependent heme synthase — MRSHEGWFVLHLFYSIDRMMWSELLEESEKEAAVSRFEEVLEEFRRSSDCQAHAYSVWGHKADVGVMLVDPDLQHLNRVENQLLSALPPGMLLPVYSFTSMSEISEYVSSDKDYGKHLREKEGLEPDSPEYKEKMEAYKARMKAYTDERLYPRLPPHRVMSFYPMNKRREPEQNWYSLDFDRRKQLMGGHMVTGRKYAGKVKQLVTGSVGLDEWEWGVTLFADDPVYFKQIVYEMRYDEVSAVYAEFGDFIVGLEMSVPELFSHLGLIKAAEAVSTP, encoded by the coding sequence TTGCGATCCCACGAAGGTTGGTTTGTCCTCCATCTTTTCTACAGCATCGACCGCATGATGTGGAGCGAGTTGCTGGAGGAGTCCGAGAAAGAGGCGGCCGTAAGCCGATTTGAAGAGGTGCTGGAGGAGTTCCGCCGCTCCTCCGACTGCCAGGCCCACGCCTATTCGGTTTGGGGACACAAGGCCGATGTGGGCGTGATGCTGGTCGATCCCGACCTGCAGCACCTCAACCGGGTCGAGAATCAGCTCCTGTCGGCTCTGCCGCCGGGCATGCTGCTTCCCGTCTATTCCTTCACCTCCATGAGCGAAATCTCCGAGTACGTGTCCAGCGACAAGGACTACGGCAAGCACCTGCGCGAGAAGGAGGGGCTGGAGCCGGATTCGCCCGAGTACAAGGAGAAGATGGAGGCTTATAAGGCCCGCATGAAGGCCTACACCGACGAGCGTCTTTATCCCCGGCTTCCTCCTCACCGGGTGATGAGCTTCTATCCCATGAACAAGCGCCGCGAGCCTGAGCAGAACTGGTACTCGCTGGACTTCGACCGCCGCAAGCAACTGATGGGCGGCCACATGGTGACGGGACGCAAGTATGCCGGCAAGGTCAAGCAGTTGGTGACCGGCTCGGTGGGCCTGGACGAGTGGGAATGGGGCGTCACGCTCTTTGCCGACGATCCCGTCTATTTCAAGCAGATCGTCTACGAGATGCGCTACGACGAAGTCAGCGCCGTCTACGCCGAATTCGGCGACTTCATCGTGGGGCTGGAAATGAGCGTCCCCGAGCTCTTCAGCCATCTGGGGCTGATCAAAGCCGCCGAAGCCGTCTCGACGCCTTAG